One Xenopus tropicalis strain Nigerian chromosome 8, UCB_Xtro_10.0, whole genome shotgun sequence genomic window carries:
- the tent5d gene encoding terminal nucleotidyltransferase 5D yields MTECPDCRFSNLTWDQIIILDQVLTEVIPIHGRGNFPTMEVKPKDIIHVVREQLLKKKIIVKDIRLNGSTASHILIKQNGTSCKDLDIIFGVELPGEQEFQTVKEIVLDSLLDFLPKCVNKEKITALTMKEAYVQKMVKVSTDHDRWSLISLSNNSGKNVELKFVNSLRRQFEFSVDSFQIILDSILSVYTDDKNELKQDSHPTVVAESMYGDFMEAMEHLRCKLIATRNPEEIRGGGLLKYSNLLVRDFKPASEAEIKSLERYMCSRFFIDFPDVTEQQRKIESYLRNHFIGEEKSKYDYLMTLRSVVNESTVCLMSHERRQTLNMITILALKVLGEQNIIPNTANVTCFYQPAPYMSDRNFSNYYIAQGQPAIYYQPYQLHIHMQSGLV; encoded by the coding sequence ATGACTGAATGTCCAGACTGCCGATTCAGTAATCTCACTTGGGATCAGATTATTATTCTTGATCAGGTGTTGACAGAGGTTATACCTATTCATGGAAGAGGAAACTTTCCAACAATGGAGGTGAAGCCAAAAGATATTATACATGTTGTGAGAGAACAActgctaaaaaagaaaataattgtgaAAGACATTCGCCTGAATGGATCTACAGCAAGTCACATTCTGATAAAACAAAATGGAACAAGTTGCAAAGATCTAGACATAATTTTTGGTGTAGAACTTCCAGGGGAGCAGGAATTCCAGACCGTTAAAGAGATTGTCTTGGATTCTCTTCTAGATTTCTTACCTAAATGTGTTAACAAGGAAAAGATCACCGCCCTAACCATGAAGGAGGCATATGTCCAAAAGATGGTTAAGGTTTCTACTGATCATGATCGCTGGAGTTTAATTTCTTTGTCTAATAACAGTGGGAAAAATGTTGAACTAAAGTTTGTCAACTCTCTTAGAAGGCAATTTGAATTTAGTGTTGATTCTTTTCAGATAATACTAGATTCAATTCTGAGTGTTTACACAGATGATAAAAATGAACTTAAACAAGATTCGCATCCTACAGTTGTTGCAGAGAGCATGTATGGTGATTTTATGGAAGCCATGGAGCATTTGAGATGCAAGCTTATTGCAACAAGAAATCCTGAGGAAATCAGAGGTGGAGGCCTTCTTAAATACAGCAACCTACTGGTTCGTGATTTCAAGCCTGCAAGTGAAGCAGAAATCAAATCCTTGGAACGCTATATGTGCTCTAGATTTTTCATTGACTTTCCAGATGTGACAGAACAGCAAAGAAAGATAGAATCATATCTGCGCAACCATTTTATTGGAGAAGAGAAAAGCAAGTATGACTACTTAATGACATTGCGTTCAGTGGTGAATGAAAGCACAGTCTGTCTCATGAGTCATGAGCGAAGGCAAACTCTTAACATGATTACTATTCTAGCATTGAAAGTCCTAGGAGAGCAGAACATCATCCCAAATACCGCAAATGTTACATGCTTTTACCAGCCTGCTCCTTATATGAGTGACAGGAACTTTAGCAATTACTACATTGCTCAAGGACAACCAGCTATCTACTACCAGCCTTACCAACTTCACATACACATGCAGAGTGGGCTGGTTTAG